Within Scomber scombrus chromosome 12, fScoSco1.1, whole genome shotgun sequence, the genomic segment atacatacatactgttaatattctgACTCTTCACAGTATCCCTCGTTATTAGTCTCTACACATGCTCAAatttctgaaccacaaatctattttttatttataaataccTAATCAGCCATGAATAAATgagtgattaatccttaatgaagctgtaagaGAGCAGACAGTGTGTATTCATTAGGTTTTACCCTATTTGTTTATagagaaaacattcacaatcacactattTGATAGTCCTATGTTACCCTAAAATAGCAGAACATAAAACCATCATTACTTCTGTGAATGCTACTGAATATCAAAAATGCAATAACATCTTAAAAGGTCACTTCAGCAAAAGTAATAACATTTCAGGCTGGagtttagggtgtttttacttttctcaGATATAAATGTGGGTCAAATTGGATTTGAACAGTAAATAAGtgcttttcttcttattcttcctCATTTTTTCCACATAGGGAATGATAAAAAGTCAGTGCCCTGAGGTCCAGCTAATTTCCCACAAACACAGCTCTCTCTTTGAGATGCTCCTTTGAGACTACTTTATATTACTGTACTGCTGCCAATACTACGTGTACCTGTTGGATCTAACAACCACTCTGAACACCGAAACAACAACCAATTAACACAACTGCACCACACCACCTTTAcaacctttattttttaaacattagcTATAACTCTCCTTCTTAAATGTTAGCAGTTACTTGCCAGGTCATTAGTTTAAGTTTCACTCTGGCAACCAACACATAAAACCGAGAATGTTTCACTAAAGGCATTTTAGGAAAAGCGcagatataaatgataaaattaaTGGTGTCTGAATACTAtctagctgcttcagtttcagggtcctggtattgcgcatgctggctcactgccACACTATCATCGCTTACTAGGATACTTGAATTGAAGGGAGCCATTGTTAATGCCATTAGTAACACTTCTGTTCCCATATGAGTCCAAATGCGCTCTGTTAAAGAGGACTGTTTGCTCCTTTTTACTTAGCTGGTTTTCAGTGGACTGCTTCCTCAAGAGCTGATGAGTTACTTAAGATATACTGTAGATGATGAATTTCCATGTTTTCCAGAGTGTGAAAGCTGTTGAATTATTTATGTTCTTCAAACAAAACTTCAGTGGTTTTCATAGAAAGTATATGATATAAAGTTACCATAtgtgtctgtctcacacacCCACCATCTAGATCCTTATGTTGGCATGATAGGTTAGTTCGTGTTTACTCATTTTAGTGATGGCAAATCTAGTCTCACTGAATTTAAACAGCTCTCAAAAACAACTGCTGTGTAAGACTTCATAATGCTGTCTTAATTAGATGCTATCTATCACCCACACACCATATGCCAAAAAGTCACATGTGGGTGGAGGTTTGgttgttttgaaaatgtaagaGCATCCGTTTCAGGTTTTTAGAGAAGAATTAACTTACACTAAACTtggacaagaaaaacaaatgtatgcaGTCAGGCATTTAAAGTATTTGTACATCACAATTAGGAATAGTGTTACCAGTTTTTTGCAGAAAATTCCTGTTGACTCAATgctacaaaacaacaacaacagtacacaCATACGCTGACTCATGGTTTAATGCTTGCCTACTGATCGTATTGTTCAAACTGTGCAACAACAGGACATAAAATTATATGCCCTGTTATTAAAggttattgtaattcattaacACTTAGGTAACAGAGTGaagaaaacatggaaacactgcTTTAGTGCCTACtggaatatttgttttttgctaTTCCAGAGTACCTGCATATTTTTCAAGATGTGTACTGCTGTGAAGCTTCAAGCGTTCTGCTGCACTCTGCTGGAGGTAAATGGTTAGCCCACATTATAGGACCGCTTCACAGTGCTCTGGGCAGAAACTGTGACATTAATCTGCCCTCATGAAGAAAACACTAAATTCAAGTGAAATGAATCTGCGTCATCAATTTGCTCCCAATCTATTGTTACATATAAGGACCAATTCATGAACTCCTGAAggaaatgtattgtttaatttaaaaaaaaaaaattttctTTTATGGATATGTTCTTGGTGCAACCCCTCAGTGAGTtgttttagatttatttcataTGTTTGTAGATGTTGTCTCTGGTATGTTTATACTATATGGCTCTGCTGAATGATGAACACTCACAGGCCTCATAAAGGGAAATATGAAGGGATGGTTTTCAAAAGAGCAGAATTTTCTCTGCTAAGTTTGAAACCTTCTCATAATAAATTGTACTACTCATGCACTATTCATTCTTTCTACTGCACTCACCTTGTCTCCCTGTGCTGTTACCAGACCAGCAACATGTATTATAACAGCTTGACCTGCATTAAACCActcaatgtgtgtttgtctatctatttctgtctctgcttGTCTTAAacatatatcattttttttgttcatcttcctgtgtgtttattttggtcCTATATCCGCCGTCGTAACGTACAAATGGAATGACCTGAAATAAATATCAAGTTACAACCTCTAATTTCACTTGAACATTTTATAAGTTTGTACTTATCTCTATCTTATATCTGTATATTTGGTCCGCAATCCTACTTGTAATTTGCTTTtgttaatgtgaaaatgtaatttgcaAGTTTATTCTTGTACACAggtctctctctgctgtgtgcaTTTGCTCGGTAATAAAGctaagaggaaaaaaggaaggaaaaaaccTTGGACGTGTCTAGCTGGTCTAGTAACCCTAGATTTGCGAAAGTTATCGCGAGAATGATAATTTTAactcaaaccatgatctttccttaaCCCTAACTAAGAGTTTTTGTGCTTGAACCTAATCAGATCTTAACCACAATCGTTGTCACATTATAAAACGTAATTATTTTCCACAATGACAAACAACGTGCACAATTCTCGCGAGAGTTTCTATGGCAAGTCTAGGGTTACCATGTAGAAAACTTTTCTCTTAGCGCCAAGAAGGGGAGCCACATGACTTccatgttttagtgttttagtgtgtgaTTGGAGGAGACTCGATGTCCACGCCCACTTCACCCAATGACTGCCTTTCCCGCGAACAGAGCGCCGTGACGCTGTCTAGCAGAGTGCTAGGTGATGTAGGGAGCTGTGGCACACTGCTCTTAGGATTATCACAAAAATAGCTTCCTTTCAACTCGGACAAATGGCGAAACAAAGCTCTCTTTTCAATTTCTTCACTAAATCTCCGCCGCCGGTATCCAAGCCGAAGCCCAGCCCTTCTCCGACCGAGGCAGACCTGCCTTCCACAGTCGAGAAGTCCAACTCCTCTCCGAAAGAGCAAGCTAAGCAGGCAGCACAGCAGAAGCCAATCAAGACCAACAGAGCCAAGCCGAAAAGTAACTCCAAGCCTGCGAAAGGGGGATTCAACAAACTGTTTGGAGACAAGACACCAACAACTAAAGAGAGGTGAGTTAGCCGTGATATTCATGTCGAGTGCAGTGTCATTGCTGGAGCCAcgttttgcactttttttctttcgtcTTGTGAAGCGCGCATGCAAGGCCCGAGAAATAACCGTTAGCTTGTTTTCCCGTTATAAATGGCTAAGCTAAATAAATAGCAGTTAAATCCTCGTTTGCATTTGGTCcattgggaaaatctgcatttggACGAGTCATTTGACCTGTTATGTTCTTGCTACTTGCTAACTAAACAACAgctcttttaataaaacaacgTGGAATACAAGCAGAGATTAAATGTGAAATTGAATAATGACCCGCACTTGCTGCTGTTCACTATCTCAGATAAACTGGTGTGGTGATGATTGTTATACTTACTCTGGGAATTTATGATGGCAACAAACCCCCTccacttaaaaatgtgtgtagTTTTAGTCTACATCCGCTAGACGGCGTGTATCATGTGATGTTGCTGAAAAAGCAGGGAAAACTGGAGAAATTGGATGCAGTTTATTTACCCAAGGTCGTAATGAAATTTGAGTTAGTCTTGTTTGATAGCATTAACAACAATTAACATACCAGATTATGACACTTTAAAATATCGGAAGTAATAATCcttattaacaaaatatatcttaaaatacaaaatgactTGTAATTGTTGTGCTTTGTGGTTTATGCCAGGTTTATAGGAGAAAATAGTTGATAAACCTTACAGTGTAGGtgttaaaatgtgctttgttCCAACTTTGGAACAAATGCATCCAACAATCTAAATGTTGGACAGTTCTTAACACTGCAGGATCATGTCAGCTTGACAGCATAATGTCATCTCTCTTGCAAGCTATGATATTAATGGCTGGCACCTAGGTCATGATGATTTAGGTATGATTTAGGGAAATACAAGTAAAGTGAAAAATGTAGTggtaaaaatatacaataaaccGACCTCTGTCTGAATGTCTACTGTGATCTGTGAAGGCAAAATgctcaaaaaataatatttggaggaaaaaaatctaatttctcTCGTACTTTGTTGAATATAATATTCCCACATTGGTCTAGGTCAATATACATTTGTCTTTAATTTTCTTCTACCTTTCACCAGCTCCACATGTTCCTTCAATGCTGGTGCTCTTGTGTGGGCAAAACTGGAGGGTCACCCTTGGTGGCCGTGCATGGTTGTACCGCAGCCTCTGACTGGACAACAGATGAGAGGCCGTGGTCGGAACCAACGCATACATGTCCATTTCTTTGATGAACCTCCCACCAGGGGATGGGTCAGCACCAAATATATCAGAGAGTACCAAGGTTAGCTACCACTACGAATgataacaattattattattattataaattccAAGAGTGTTTGGcctgtattttgttgttgtgattatTATGTGCTTTATCTTCCCAGTAATCTACATGATAGTTTTTGTCATCGTTGAACGATGACTTATCTCGTTTGTGTTGCAGGCTCAGACAGTAGCGACGCTAAAACTGGAGGGGTGTTTTTCACTGGCAAGCCTGTAATCCGTCGTGCAATGGAGCTTGCTGACAGTTTCATGTTTGACAGCCCCGAAAAAAGATTGGAAATGCCTCGCTGCATGGATCCAtcagatgaggaagaggatgatgatgaagaaatgGAGGTGATTATGTTTGATTAGTATATGTgcaaaaaaagtcaacattttcTAGAATACGTTATTTTTGTGCTTTCTTcaaagttatatatattaagacaatgtttttgtttcctaATCTGATCAGTGATGCAAGTCACATGTTCTCATTATCGATCCTTATTTGTTTCAGCTTGACAATTCAACACTGACCGACGAAGagctcagtgatgatgatgaacaggCAAACAAGAATGTGAAGTCATCCAAGGACAGTCGACGTTCATCCCGTGGTTcaacagaaaaaggaaataaggCCAAGCGCCGTCGTATCATTGTAGCCTCAGACAGTGATGCATCAGATGAGGAATTCAAGCCAGAACATGCAGCAAGCAGcagtgaggatgaagaggggGAAGGAACGGTGAGCAGTGAAGATGAGGAAAAGGAGAGCACACAAGAGTCAGAAGTTGACAGCCCTGTTAAACCTATAAAGCGCAAACGTCCTGCAGAAAAGCCTGCTGATAAAAAGGAAAAGCCATCCAACATCCTGCCTAGTGCACCAAAGCGACCCCCAACAGCTGTTGCAGTCGACGTAAAGTCCCGTTTGTCAGCTTTCTCTGCTCCTGACAGCTTTGAGAGCCAGGCAAATGGCTCAGGCTCCAGTGGAAGCACCACAGTTTGGGACCATGAGAAGCTAGAGTGGTTGCAGGACGGcaggaggaaagacagacaaaggCGGCGGCAGACAGAGGATGACTACGATCCTACCAACCTGTATGTTCCGGAAGACTTTCTAAACAGAAACAGTCCTGGTATGCGCCGCTGGTGGCAGCTCAAATCTGAGATGTTTGACACAGTCATTTTCTATAAGGTGGGGAAGTTTTACGAGCTCTACCACATGGATGCTGTGATTGGAGTCAATGAGCTGGCACTAACTTTCATGAAGGGAAACTGGGCGCACTCTGGCTTCCCAGAGATCGGCTTTGCACGTTTCTCAGATGTTCTGGTCCAAAAAGGCTACAAGGTGGCTCGTGTAGAGCAGACGGAGACCCCAGACATGATGGAAGCACGCTGTAAGACCCTGGCTAAGCCCACCAAGTTTGACCGCGTGGTGAGAAGAGAAGTGTGCCGGATTATCACACGAGGAACCCAAACCTACAGCGTGCTGGACGGAACTCCTTCAGAAAGTCAGAGCAAGTTCCTGCTGAGTTTAAAGGAAAAGGCTGAAGAGGAGAGCTCTGGTCGATGCCGCACATATGGAGTGAGCTTTGTAGACACATCCGTGGGTTATTTTCATGTTGGTCAGTTCACAGATGATCGTCACTGCTCACGTCTGCGCACCCTGATAGCACACTTTGCCCCCGCAGAGGTGCTCTTTGAAAGGGGTAACCCATCTGTTGAAACACGCAAAATACTCAAGGCGTCTCTGTCCTCTGCTCTGCAGGAAGGACTCAATGCGGGCACTCAGTTCTGGGATGCTCAAAAAACTCTTAAAACCCTCTCAGAAGAAGATTACTTCAGTGGCACCGCTGCCAAGGATGAGGGGACAGGGAAGagctttcttcctcctcttctaaaAAAGATGACCTCTGAGAGTGATTCACTGTGCCTTACACCAAAGGAGGGTTACGAGCTGGCACTGTCAGCACTGGGCGGATGCATTTTCTATTTGAGGAAGTGTCTGGTAGACCAGGAGCTGCTCTCCATGGCCAACTTTGAAGAATATGTCCCTGTTGATGTTGAGATGGAGAAAGCCGCTGGACCCGCCAGCTTTTTTGCTCGGACTCGTCAGCGCATGGTCTTGGACGGAGTGACTCTGGCGAACCTCGAAATCTTTCAGAACGGCTTAGGAGGAACAGAGGGGACTCTGTTGGAGCGATTGGACACCTGCTCTACCCCGTTTGGCAAGAGGCTGCTGAAGCAGTGGCTGTGTGCTCCTCTCTGTAACCCTTCATCCATCAGGGACAGACTGGACGCAGTAGACGACCTGATGGGATCTCAGGCTCAGGCTACTGAGGTTACAGACCTGCTGAAGAAGCTCCCAGATTTGGAGCGTCTCCTGAGTAAAATTCACAGCATCGGCACACTGAAGAGCCAGGACCATCCAGACA encodes:
- the msh6 gene encoding DNA mismatch repair protein Msh6, with amino-acid sequence MAKQSSLFNFFTKSPPPVSKPKPSPSPTEADLPSTVEKSNSSPKEQAKQAAQQKPIKTNRAKPKSNSKPAKGGFNKLFGDKTPTTKESSTCSFNAGALVWAKLEGHPWWPCMVVPQPLTGQQMRGRGRNQRIHVHFFDEPPTRGWVSTKYIREYQGSDSSDAKTGGVFFTGKPVIRRAMELADSFMFDSPEKRLEMPRCMDPSDEEEDDDEEMELDNSTLTDEELSDDDEQANKNVKSSKDSRRSSRGSTEKGNKAKRRRIIVASDSDASDEEFKPEHAASSSEDEEGEGTVSSEDEEKESTQESEVDSPVKPIKRKRPAEKPADKKEKPSNILPSAPKRPPTAVAVDVKSRLSAFSAPDSFESQANGSGSSGSTTVWDHEKLEWLQDGRRKDRQRRRQTEDDYDPTNLYVPEDFLNRNSPGMRRWWQLKSEMFDTVIFYKVGKFYELYHMDAVIGVNELALTFMKGNWAHSGFPEIGFARFSDVLVQKGYKVARVEQTETPDMMEARCKTLAKPTKFDRVVRREVCRIITRGTQTYSVLDGTPSESQSKFLLSLKEKAEEESSGRCRTYGVSFVDTSVGYFHVGQFTDDRHCSRLRTLIAHFAPAEVLFERGNPSVETRKILKASLSSALQEGLNAGTQFWDAQKTLKTLSEEDYFSGTAAKDEGTGKSFLPPLLKKMTSESDSLCLTPKEGYELALSALGGCIFYLRKCLVDQELLSMANFEEYVPVDVEMEKAAGPASFFARTRQRMVLDGVTLANLEIFQNGLGGTEGTLLERLDTCSTPFGKRLLKQWLCAPLCNPSSIRDRLDAVDDLMGSQAQATEVTDLLKKLPDLERLLSKIHSIGTLKSQDHPDSRAVLYEEVTYSKRKIADFLAALEGFQTMQEIISVLSPVSAQFQSELLTQVVSLKGEKDGLFPDLSAELKRWETAFDHQKARTTGNITPKAGFDPEFDQALTGIKNCERELQDYLDRQKKRLGCKSMAYWGTGRNRFQMEVPDSVSDRNIPEEYEVKSTKKGWKRYVTKETERLFSELQGLEEKRDAALKDCMRRLFYNFDKNYRDWKTGVECMAVLDVLLAMSRYSQGGDGSMTRPHVLLPEGDDQLAPFLDLTGSRHPCVTKTFFGDDFIPNDIYIGCAGSSENEEESHASCVLVTGPNMGGKSTLMRQCGLVIILAQLGCYVPAESLRFTPVDRVFTRLGASDRIMAGESTFFVELSETASILHHATKHSLVLLDELGRGTATYDGTAIASAVVKELAEKICCRTLFSTHYHSLVEDYVNNPAVRLGHMACMVENECEDPSQETITFLYKFITGACPKSYGFNAARLASLPEAVIQSGHRKAKEFEKSTISLRLFKKLCQFAEDTSLGNTHFVSLVQMINTL